One Romeriopsis navalis LEGE 11480 genomic window carries:
- a CDS encoding PA14 domain-containing protein, producing MQVFPDSQLSLEAAASSAALGTINPQSLVFIDTNLNAYQSLAASVVGAEVVLLDHNEDGIEQITTALADRRDIGAIHLISHGTAGALQLGNSQLSANRLNQYAAQLQSWEQALTDDADILLYGCDVAAAGRDFIDQLSQLTGADIAASTDLTGNAQLGGDWELEVSTGAIDATLALSQSIQGSYQGVFAGFDYDNFNSIAGIQTNGNASQAGNRLRLTPNENNQAGSAFYNTAFEINGSTSFNTQFQFRLSGSDGTAGADGFTFVIQNDSNGAAALGSSGGSVGYAGIGNSIAIEFDTYDNGSSDPNNNHLSLLVNGSTTGLSNASTSIDLNSGSAINAWVDYDGATNQLDVYLATGNTKPATALLSETIDLAATVGSKAYFGFTGGTGGLRNIQEIQNWELDTNATPITGGGNPGTGTGLLGEYFDDLNFTNSQLIRTDSTVNFNWGTGSPDPVIGNDTFSVRWSGEIEAQYNETYTFYTTTDDGVRLRINGNLIVDQFVDQASTTSTGSITLAADQKYDIVLEYYENGGGADAKLEWSSASQARQVVPTSQLYAGAAPPPPPPPTGSGDGLTGTYYDNINFTNEVLSRVDNTVSFDWGTGSPASNIGNDTFSVVWTGQVQPIYSEAYTFFTTTDDGVKLFIDGQQVINQFQDQAPTTVNGTPIVLVADQKYDIRMEYFENGGGAVAQLGWESASQNRQIVPQVRLFSDSGSSSFGVAEPTVSISETAGAVTVTVNRTGDSSTAASVDYATTAGTATAGSDFTGSNGTLNFAAGDTSATVSIPILNDTVIEPTETFSLALSNPTAGTTLGTNSSTTISILDDDAPTGNGDGLTGTYYNNIDFTNEVLSRVDSTVDFNWGSGSPASGIGVNTFSVVWTGQVQAIYDETYTFFTTTDDGVRLFVNGQPVIDQFQDQGPTLVNGTPIALQAGEKYDIRMEYYENGGGAVAQLGWSSASQISQIIPQSQLFSTGGSGLPGVFEVDVTGVTVSEGDATATVTVNRVNGSSGVATVDYVTNEDTATRDVDFTYQTGTLTFADGETSKTVDITILEDTIVEPTESFGFAILGATGAALGTKRTVSVNILDNDAANSSFTFSQSAYELKEDGGQAAITVTRSGNTNGSASVNYATSDGTATAGSDYTATTGTLNFANGETSKIFNINVINDVDGERNESVNLQLSNPIGGTIGAQSTAIFNILDNDPGSFNREALITGLTTPTALEWTPDGQTLFISEQNGLVKVADAATGVLQSTPFIDLRSQVNGVRDRGLLGMTLDPDFNGSRPYVYLLFTYDPPEAADPTRPGYNPTFGGQDKAGNRPARLIRVEAELVNGNYQVKAGSEIILLGKNSNFANTRGFDANSTLPANANIPASGFVRDTNGNNTAESIQDYLAGDSESHSVGSVQFGADGKLYVTIGDGTSYNFADPRTVRVQDIDNLSGKMLRIDPDTGNGLADNPFYNVTTGSPFDTQFNNDPTSNRSKVFNLGLRNPFRFTFDPTTNLPVIGDVGWFNWEEINTGAGKNFGWPAYEGGLDSLGNPINLRTANYQNLPQVTPFYPGGSQTITAQTPLFAFEHQSGGGDAVIMGDFYTGNTFPVFYDNALFYTNASRGTVNTVFFDQTGQVSGTQLFADNLFGITELETGPDGSLYYVNLGVPIGGTTGTGSIGRWVPTTGNGPNAPINRSGQGNNPTQFVPGLFSQTIQSPVQ from the coding sequence ATGCAAGTTTTTCCTGACTCCCAACTTTCCCTAGAGGCCGCCGCCTCATCCGCCGCCCTGGGGACAATCAACCCTCAATCACTTGTGTTTATCGACACAAATTTGAATGCTTACCAAAGTTTAGCCGCATCGGTGGTTGGGGCAGAAGTTGTGCTGCTCGATCACAACGAGGATGGGATTGAACAGATTACGACGGCCCTTGCCGATCGTCGCGATATTGGGGCAATTCATCTGATCTCCCACGGCACCGCTGGCGCATTACAACTGGGCAATAGTCAGCTCAGTGCCAACCGCCTGAATCAATACGCCGCTCAACTCCAGTCTTGGGAACAAGCCCTGACGGATGACGCCGATATCTTGCTCTACGGCTGCGATGTTGCAGCAGCGGGCAGGGACTTTATCGATCAACTGAGTCAACTCACCGGTGCCGACATTGCCGCATCAACCGATTTAACCGGTAATGCGCAACTGGGGGGTGACTGGGAGTTAGAAGTATCAACTGGGGCGATCGACGCAACCTTAGCCCTCAGCCAGTCTATTCAGGGCAGTTATCAAGGTGTATTTGCGGGATTTGACTACGATAATTTCAATAGCATCGCTGGGATTCAGACCAACGGCAATGCCTCCCAAGCGGGTAACCGACTACGCCTGACGCCCAATGAGAATAACCAAGCGGGTAGCGCGTTTTATAACACGGCCTTCGAAATCAACGGCAGCACCAGCTTTAACACCCAATTCCAATTCCGGCTCAGCGGCAGTGATGGGACAGCGGGTGCCGATGGCTTTACCTTCGTGATCCAGAACGACAGCAATGGTGCCGCCGCCTTGGGAAGTAGCGGTGGCTCGGTGGGCTATGCCGGAATTGGCAATAGCATCGCGATCGAGTTTGACACCTATGACAACGGCAGCAGCGATCCGAACAATAATCACCTGTCGCTGCTGGTGAATGGCAGCACCACTGGACTCAGCAATGCCAGTACCAGTATTGATCTCAATAGCGGCAGCGCGATTAACGCTTGGGTCGACTACGACGGGGCAACAAATCAACTGGATGTTTACCTCGCCACCGGCAACACCAAGCCCGCCACGGCTCTACTCTCGGAGACGATCGATCTTGCGGCCACAGTGGGCTCAAAGGCTTACTTTGGCTTTACCGGCGGTACTGGCGGTCTGCGCAATATTCAAGAAATTCAGAACTGGGAACTCGATACCAATGCCACACCGATTACTGGTGGCGGCAATCCGGGCACCGGCACCGGCCTGCTCGGGGAATATTTCGACGACCTCAACTTCACCAATAGCCAGCTAATTCGTACCGACAGCACCGTCAATTTCAATTGGGGCACTGGCTCGCCCGACCCCGTGATTGGCAATGACACCTTCTCCGTTCGTTGGAGCGGTGAAATTGAGGCCCAATATAACGAGACCTACACCTTCTACACCACCACTGATGATGGGGTGCGGCTGCGGATCAATGGCAATTTAATTGTTGATCAGTTTGTTGACCAGGCGAGTACCACGAGCACTGGGAGCATTACCCTCGCGGCTGACCAAAAATACGACATTGTGCTGGAATATTACGAAAACGGCGGCGGTGCCGATGCCAAATTGGAATGGTCGAGCGCCAGCCAAGCCCGGCAAGTCGTTCCCACCAGTCAGCTCTACGCTGGTGCGGCACCACCACCGCCACCACCACCCACCGGCAGTGGTGACGGTTTGACAGGCACCTATTACGACAACATCAATTTCACAAATGAAGTGCTGTCACGAGTTGACAACACCGTCAGTTTTGATTGGGGCACCGGCTCACCCGCCAGCAATATCGGCAACGATACCTTCTCCGTGGTTTGGACCGGCCAAGTGCAGCCGATCTATAGCGAAGCCTACACTTTCTTCACCACCACCGATGATGGCGTCAAGCTATTTATCGATGGCCAGCAGGTCATTAATCAATTCCAAGATCAAGCACCAACGACAGTCAATGGCACACCGATCGTCCTCGTCGCCGATCAGAAGTATGACATTCGCATGGAATACTTCGAAAATGGCGGGGGCGCCGTAGCCCAGCTCGGTTGGGAGAGCGCCAGCCAAAATCGGCAAATTGTGCCGCAGGTCAGATTATTTAGTGATAGCGGTAGTAGCAGCTTTGGTGTCGCCGAGCCCACCGTTTCCATCAGTGAGACAGCTGGCGCGGTCACGGTTACCGTGAATCGGACGGGTGACAGTTCTACCGCCGCGAGCGTCGACTACGCCACCACGGCGGGCACCGCCACCGCCGGTAGTGACTTCACCGGCAGTAATGGCACTCTGAATTTTGCCGCCGGTGACACCAGCGCCACAGTCAGCATTCCGATTCTGAACGATACGGTAATCGAACCGACCGAAACCTTTAGCCTCGCGCTGAGCAATCCCACAGCCGGCACAACATTAGGCACCAACAGCAGCACAACAATCAGCATTCTGGATGACGATGCGCCAACCGGTAACGGGGATGGTTTAACCGGCACGTATTACAACAATATTGATTTCACCAACGAAGTCTTATCCCGCGTTGACTCAACCGTGGACTTCAACTGGGGCAGTGGCTCACCGGCCAGTGGCATTGGCGTAAATACCTTCTCGGTGGTCTGGACCGGCCAAGTTCAAGCGATCTACGACGAGACCTACACCTTCTTCACCACCACCGATGATGGCGTGCGACTGTTCGTCAATGGTCAACCGGTGATTGATCAATTCCAAGACCAAGGTCCAACCTTGGTTAACGGCACCCCGATCGCCCTACAAGCTGGGGAAAAGTACGACATTCGCATGGAGTACTACGAAAACGGCGGTGGGGCCGTGGCCCAACTCGGTTGGAGCAGTGCCAGCCAAATCAGCCAAATTATTCCCCAGAGTCAACTCTTTAGTACTGGTGGTAGCGGCTTACCGGGTGTATTTGAAGTCGATGTGACCGGGGTGACGGTAAGTGAAGGTGATGCGACAGCCACAGTCACCGTAAATCGTGTCAATGGTAGTAGTGGAGTGGCAACGGTCGACTACGTCACAAATGAAGATACCGCCACGCGCGATGTCGACTTTACCTACCAAACCGGCACGCTCACCTTCGCGGATGGTGAAACCAGCAAAACGGTGGACATTACGATTCTGGAAGATACGATCGTTGAACCAACGGAATCCTTCGGTTTTGCAATTCTCGGTGCAACGGGAGCGGCCTTAGGCACAAAGCGAACTGTGAGTGTCAATATCCTCGATAACGATGCCGCCAATTCCAGTTTTACCTTTAGTCAATCAGCCTACGAACTCAAAGAAGACGGTGGTCAAGCTGCGATTACCGTCACCCGCAGCGGTAACACCAACGGCAGTGCTAGCGTTAACTATGCCACGAGTGATGGTACTGCTACCGCAGGCAGCGACTATACAGCCACCACTGGCACCCTCAACTTTGCCAATGGTGAAACCAGCAAAATCTTCAATATCAACGTCATTAATGATGTCGATGGAGAACGCAACGAAAGTGTCAATCTACAACTGAGCAATCCGATCGGCGGCACGATCGGCGCTCAGTCCACAGCCATATTCAACATCCTCGATAATGATCCTGGTAGCTTTAACCGCGAGGCTTTGATTACGGGCTTAACGACCCCGACAGCACTGGAATGGACCCCGGATGGTCAAACCCTATTTATTTCTGAGCAAAATGGCTTAGTCAAAGTTGCCGATGCCGCAACTGGGGTATTACAGTCAACTCCATTTATTGACCTGCGTAGTCAAGTCAATGGCGTGCGAGATCGCGGTCTCCTGGGTATGACCCTGGACCCAGATTTTAATGGTAGTCGCCCCTATGTCTACTTGCTGTTTACCTACGATCCGCCCGAGGCGGCTGACCCCACACGTCCGGGCTACAATCCGACTTTTGGGGGGCAGGATAAAGCCGGCAATCGTCCGGCCCGGCTGATTCGGGTAGAAGCTGAATTGGTGAACGGCAATTATCAAGTCAAAGCCGGTTCAGAAATTATTCTGCTGGGCAAGAACAGCAACTTTGCCAATACTCGTGGCTTTGACGCCAACAGCACCCTACCAGCCAACGCCAACATTCCTGCCTCCGGTTTTGTCCGGGATACCAACGGCAACAACACGGCTGAAAGCATTCAAGACTATCTCGCTGGCGATAGTGAATCCCATAGTGTCGGCTCGGTGCAATTTGGGGCAGATGGCAAACTGTACGTGACGATCGGCGATGGGACATCCTATAACTTCGCCGATCCGCGCACGGTGCGGGTCCAGGATATTGACAACCTTTCGGGCAAAATGCTGCGGATTGACCCCGATACGGGGAACGGCCTCGCCGATAATCCGTTCTACAACGTCACCACCGGTTCACCGTTTGACACCCAGTTTAATAATGACCCCACCAGTAATCGATCGAAGGTATTTAACCTGGGTCTACGCAATCCGTTCCGCTTTACCTTCGACCCTACGACCAATCTCCCCGTGATTGGCGATGTCGGTTGGTTTAACTGGGAAGAGATTAATACGGGTGCAGGCAAAAACTTCGGCTGGCCCGCCTACGAAGGGGGATTAGATAGTCTCGGCAATCCAATTAACCTCCGAACCGCAAACTATCAGAACCTCCCACAGGTGACACCATTCTACCCGGGTGGCAGTCAGACGATTACCGCTCAAACACCGCTGTTTGCCTTTGAGCATCAGTCCGGTGGTGGTGATGCAGTGATCATGGGTGACTTCTATACCGGCAATACCTTCCCGGTGTTCTACGACAATGCATTGTTCTACACCAATGCCAGTCGTGGCACGGTTAACACCGTCTTCTTCGACCAGACAGGTCAAGTTTCCGGCACACAGTTATTTGCCGATAACCTCTTCGGGATTACCGAATTGGAAACGGGGCCGGATGGCAGTCTGTATTATGTCAACTTAGGTGTGCCGATCGGTGGCACCACGGGTACAGGCAGCATTGGCCGGTGGGTGCCCACCACGGGCAACGGTCCGAACGCCCCAATTAACCGTTCGGGGCAGGGAAATAACCCGACCCAATTTGTGCCAGGACTCTTTTCCCAAACCATTCAATCACCGGTGCAATAG